From the genome of Segatella hominis, one region includes:
- a CDS encoding helix-turn-helix domain-containing protein produces MRPTRKCEFCGNTFVPRSGMQKYCSEECQAEAKRLRKKRQQDLINGIEPIMDLQHQEYLTFSKAAVLMGCTRQYIYKLVANGKLKASRLSSRMAFVRKSDIEKMFEGNPYKRVIPASKSKLSKKAKTEKPIRKQEPTKGKEENEVLDYYSGEEVMSIYKVKKSWLYTSAKRNQIPMCRIAGKNYYSKRHIDEFFGTAVDLNSITEWVTADDVEEAFSMSKSALRAYTYRHKIPTKREYGRTYYSKEHLEELRRTDLMNDDNYYTTEQMQQLYGLTSANICHIVRVHHISKVKVGVKNLLLKTDVERAMAERAAKGL; encoded by the coding sequence ATGAGACCGACAAGAAAATGTGAATTTTGTGGCAATACATTCGTGCCAAGAAGCGGTATGCAGAAATACTGTTCCGAGGAATGTCAGGCAGAGGCAAAACGTCTTAGGAAGAAAAGACAGCAGGACTTGATTAACGGTATTGAGCCAATCATGGATCTGCAACATCAAGAGTATCTTACATTCTCAAAGGCAGCTGTGCTGATGGGATGCACCCGACAGTATATCTACAAACTTGTGGCTAACGGCAAGTTGAAGGCATCAAGATTGAGCAGCAGAATGGCATTCGTTAGAAAATCTGATATAGAGAAGATGTTTGAGGGTAATCCCTACAAGCGTGTGATTCCTGCCAGCAAGAGCAAGCTCAGTAAAAAGGCAAAAACAGAAAAGCCAATACGAAAGCAGGAACCGACAAAAGGGAAAGAGGAGAATGAGGTGCTTGACTATTATTCGGGCGAGGAAGTGATGTCCATTTATAAGGTCAAGAAGTCTTGGCTCTATACATCCGCCAAGCGCAACCAGATACCGATGTGCCGTATCGCTGGCAAGAACTATTACAGCAAACGGCACATTGATGAGTTCTTCGGAACTGCCGTTGACCTCAACAGCATAACGGAATGGGTGACTGCTGATGATGTAGAGGAAGCCTTTAGCATGAGCAAGTCAGCACTTAGGGCATACACCTACCGTCATAAGATACCCACCAAACGTGAGTACGGTCGTACCTATTATTCCAAGGAACATCTTGAAGAACTTCGCAGGACTGACCTCATGAACGATGACAACTATTATACCACCGAACAGATGCAACAGTTGTATGGTCTGACAAGTGCCAACATCTGCCATATCGTGAGAGTTCACCATATCAGTAAGGTAAAAGTGGGCGTAAAAAACCTGCTTTTGAAGACGGATGTGGAACGTGCAATGGCAGAAAGGGCAGCAAAAGGACTGTGA
- a CDS encoding smalltalk protein — translation MSKIKADTWKTILQIAISFLTAIATSLGMSSCMG, via the coding sequence ATGAGTAAAATAAAAGCAGACACTTGGAAGACCATTCTTCAAATCGCCATCAGTTTCTTAACGGCAATTGCCACTTCTTTGGGCATGTCAAGTTGTATGGGATAG
- a CDS encoding PP2C family protein-serine/threonine phosphatase, protein MIDIKYCSQKGLCDTNQDFILCKQLQDGSCIAILADGMGGLQYGEIAAATVAQSIYKILAEHDSVDIRELLAKAFEQADIAVADKCKALCCKMGAAVTVLYIKDDTAYYAWQGNVRLYYKKEKDIHQLTEDHQKEGDNCTFLTRCVNGRGFRNPISIQETKISDMDLLFLCTDGFYQSKDCIDSVIVESKLPSRIEYLEDDASCILIQLHNP, encoded by the coding sequence ATGATAGATATAAAATATTGTAGTCAAAAAGGCTTATGTGATACAAACCAAGATTTTATCTTGTGCAAACAATTACAAGATGGGAGTTGCATCGCTATCCTTGCCGATGGTATGGGTGGCTTACAATATGGTGAGATCGCAGCAGCCACTGTTGCACAAAGCATTTATAAAATATTGGCAGAACATGATTCTGTGGATATAAGAGAGCTGTTAGCAAAGGCTTTTGAACAAGCAGACATTGCAGTTGCAGATAAATGCAAGGCTCTTTGTTGCAAAATGGGAGCAGCAGTTACCGTCTTATACATAAAAGATGATACTGCCTATTACGCATGGCAAGGAAATGTCCGTCTATATTACAAAAAAGAAAAAGATATACATCAACTTACTGAAGACCACCAGAAGGAAGGTGATAATTGTACTTTTCTGACTCGTTGTGTAAATGGAAGAGGTTTCCGCAACCCTATATCCATTCAAGAAACGAAAATATCAGACATGGACTTGTTGTTTTTATGTACAGATGGATTTTATCAATCCAAGGATTGCATAGATTCTGTTATAGTAGAAAGCAAATTGCCAAGTCGTATAGAATACTTGGAAGATGATGCATCCTGCATTCTCATACAGTTGCATAACCCTTGA
- a CDS encoding nucleotidyl transferase AbiEii/AbiGii toxin family protein, translating into MNLEISSEKINNPFLMDLLEKLTDSFRKMDHDFFIIGATARDIIMQQMLDTSSRRKTRDLDLAIAVPNWQEFDKIKNSLIADGFEKDKAKHQRFYYGDYEIDVVPYGYVAKEDDNIYWPPEETVAMSVKGFDEVLSDAITVSIDDKFTVKIASLHGLFLLKFNAWMDRHLTTNKDAEDMTFILDNYLMANLNREAYMEVYDWEDFDEYVAGGYWLANDLAKLLNRDQLTYYADKIDEELQLEERSYLISQTLNSQSGLNYDQVRRTWQVISEVFRSATEERNL; encoded by the coding sequence ATGAACTTAGAGATCTCAAGTGAAAAGATAAACAATCCATTCCTTATGGATTTGTTGGAGAAACTTACAGATAGCTTCCGTAAAATGGATCATGACTTCTTTATCATAGGAGCCACCGCCAGAGATATAATCATGCAGCAGATGCTGGACACGTCATCACGTAGAAAGACAAGAGACTTGGATTTGGCAATAGCTGTTCCTAATTGGCAGGAATTTGACAAAATCAAGAACAGTTTAATTGCGGATGGATTTGAAAAGGACAAGGCAAAACACCAACGCTTCTATTATGGTGACTATGAGATAGATGTTGTTCCGTATGGATATGTCGCCAAGGAAGATGACAACATCTATTGGCCACCCGAAGAAACGGTTGCCATGTCCGTAAAAGGGTTTGACGAAGTGCTTTCTGATGCGATAACGGTTAGTATTGATGACAAATTCACCGTAAAGATAGCTTCTTTGCATGGATTATTCTTGCTGAAGTTCAATGCTTGGATGGACAGACATCTAACCACAAACAAGGATGCAGAGGATATGACGTTCATATTGGATAACTACCTTATGGCAAACTTGAATCGAGAAGCATATATGGAAGTGTATGATTGGGAAGATTTTGACGAATATGTGGCTGGTGGCTATTGGCTGGCAAACGATTTGGCAAAGTTATTGAACCGAGACCAACTTACATATTATGCGGACAAAATTGATGAGGAATTGCAGTTGGAAGAGAGAAGCTATTTGATAAGCCAAACTCTCAATTCACAATCGGGTTTGAATTATGACCAAGTAAGGAGAACATGGCAAGTCATTTCAGAAGTGTTTCGCTCTGCTACAGAAGAAAGGAATTTATAA
- a CDS encoding type IV toxin-antitoxin system AbiEi family antitoxin yields MMANNIIINQALDALRASLPVGDVVSTTAVKVNCTNENDVTVKIMNVDFVCHVRENITKATLNPTLATMQTMNNDKQQILLVTQYVTPQVSTELANRGINYLDCAGNCLVRYTKAGNLIFQIFNQGRKNTESKVKTYPVFQDAGLKIVFYLLQNADNIKKPYREIKEQIGVSLGSVKNVLDELARRGFVCDTKNGRIIKDKKQLLDLWVNNYNEVLKPKLLVGTMAFRTEENRNEWKNIALPKGMSWGGEPAANLTDGYLQPGLFDIYTEIPAAHLIRTGVVKQDANGEIHLYNKFWNWETDNRTVPAILIYADLMGSGNSRCLEAAQRILKNELRDLK; encoded by the coding sequence ATGATGGCAAACAATATCATAATAAACCAAGCATTGGATGCTCTTAGAGCAAGCCTTCCTGTGGGGGATGTTGTGTCAACAACAGCCGTCAAAGTAAATTGTACCAATGAAAATGATGTCACTGTTAAGATCATGAATGTAGATTTTGTGTGTCATGTAAGGGAAAACATAACCAAGGCCACATTAAATCCGACATTAGCGACTATGCAAACTATGAACAATGACAAGCAGCAAATCTTGCTTGTTACGCAATATGTCACGCCACAGGTATCAACAGAATTGGCAAATAGAGGTATCAACTATCTGGACTGTGCAGGAAACTGCCTTGTCAGATATACAAAGGCAGGAAACTTGATTTTCCAAATATTTAATCAAGGAAGGAAAAATACAGAGTCCAAGGTGAAAACCTATCCTGTGTTTCAAGATGCAGGATTGAAAATCGTGTTTTATCTGTTGCAAAATGCAGACAATATAAAGAAGCCTTATCGAGAGATAAAAGAGCAAATTGGTGTATCTTTGGGAAGCGTGAAAAACGTCTTGGATGAACTTGCAAGACGTGGCTTTGTTTGTGACACTAAAAACGGTCGCATAATAAAAGACAAAAAACAACTACTTGACTTATGGGTAAACAATTACAATGAAGTATTGAAACCCAAATTGTTGGTAGGCACAATGGCATTTAGAACAGAAGAGAATAGAAATGAGTGGAAAAACATTGCATTACCAAAGGGCATGTCATGGGGAGGAGAGCCTGCCGCAAACTTGACGGATGGCTACTTACAACCAGGACTTTTCGACATATACACGGAAATACCTGCAGCACATCTTATACGAACAGGTGTCGTCAAGCAAGATGCAAATGGGGAAATTCATCTGTACAACAAATTTTGGAATTGGGAAACAGACAACAGAACTGTTCCTGCTATATTAATCTATGCAGACTTGATGGGTAGTGGCAACAGTCGCTGCTTGGAGGCTGCGCAACGCATATTAAAGAATGAACTTAGAGATCTCAAGTGA
- a CDS encoding ATP-binding protein — MKELLKKIIFEQQEYGKNIAQDTVPRTIEEEWLTTTEILIITGIRRCGKSVLLQQIRNKLPEQDFFFNFDDERLVNFTVADFQTLQECFFELFGEQHTYYFDEIQNVKGWETFVRRLYNEGNKVIVTGSNARMLSRELGTHLTGRYIAVEIFPFSFQEYLQLAKVQLEAKDFYLTSKCAILLGHFKEYLEKGGFPKYLQSPSTRYLSSLYDSIIFRDVMARNGLTNDKEMQELIFFIASNATKRITYTSLGKIVGIRHSETVKNYLEYIEQTYMIFQLMKYSPSVKVQMLNPKKIYFIDNAIVSRIGFNATDNMGVKLENIVFIELKRRGYDVFYHADKKECDFVVREGMRIKEAYQVTIAMNDEKTRKREIEGLMEAMNAYGLAEGYILTMEEKEELEIDGKQVHVLPTWKWMLREK, encoded by the coding sequence ATGAAAGAGTTATTGAAGAAAATTATATTTGAGCAGCAGGAATACGGCAAGAATATAGCGCAAGATACGGTTCCGAGAACTATTGAGGAAGAGTGGCTTACCACAACGGAGATACTAATTATTACTGGTATAAGACGTTGTGGAAAGTCTGTTTTGCTCCAGCAAATACGTAACAAGTTGCCGGAGCAAGACTTCTTTTTCAATTTTGATGATGAGCGACTTGTCAACTTTACTGTGGCAGATTTCCAAACATTGCAAGAATGTTTCTTCGAACTCTTTGGTGAGCAGCATACCTATTATTTTGATGAGATACAGAATGTGAAGGGCTGGGAGACCTTTGTGCGCCGTCTCTACAACGAAGGCAATAAGGTGATTGTAACTGGATCAAATGCCCGAATGCTGAGCAGAGAGCTTGGCACTCATCTCACGGGGCGTTATATCGCAGTAGAGATTTTCCCTTTTTCCTTTCAAGAATACTTGCAGTTGGCAAAGGTGCAGCTGGAAGCCAAGGACTTTTATCTAACCAGCAAGTGTGCCATCCTCTTGGGGCATTTTAAGGAGTATTTGGAGAAAGGTGGATTTCCTAAGTATCTCCAGTCGCCATCCACCCGTTACCTTTCTTCACTCTACGATAGCATCATCTTCCGTGATGTGATGGCTCGTAATGGGTTGACCAATGATAAGGAGATGCAGGAACTCATCTTTTTTATTGCCAGCAATGCCACGAAGCGCATTACCTATACCTCATTAGGTAAGATAGTGGGCATTCGTCATTCCGAAACCGTCAAAAACTATTTGGAGTACATCGAGCAAACCTATATGATATTCCAGCTCATGAAGTATTCGCCATCGGTAAAGGTGCAGATGCTGAACCCGAAGAAGATTTACTTCATCGACAATGCCATCGTGAGTCGCATCGGATTCAATGCCACAGACAATATGGGAGTGAAGTTGGAAAACATCGTGTTCATCGAGTTAAAGCGTCGTGGGTATGATGTTTTCTATCATGCCGATAAGAAGGAGTGCGACTTTGTGGTGAGGGAGGGCATGAGAATCAAGGAGGCTTATCAAGTAACGATAGCCATGAATGATGAGAAAACTCGCAAGCGCGAAATCGAGGGACTGATGGAAGCCATGAATGCTTATGGCTTGGCTGAGGGATATATTCTTACGATGGAGGAGAAGGAAGAACTTGAGATAGATGGCAAGCAGGTTCATGTTCTTCCTACGTGGAAATGGATGTTGAGAGAGAAGTAG
- a CDS encoding fimbrillin family protein: MRVKLYSVIMLAVVTFTACSNDEMSETQTQKGLTLSASVENLSTRASMTDESGTWKFAFETNDQVSVSNSKITEDYTFQKTGEQFTCANAMATNEAADWYAYFPSNNVDLTGQTGTLNGVANYLAAAGKTTQATTGKDGLAITLSAKVAVLRIVEADKVGALDICVKNTADGKWVTGLSAQKNETKFNVKTSDTQTTLFSQQNVKAGDFSYVVVPAGMGIEVWNGGVLISKTTTGLAAGKYYTITSVPTKGQSHATINGKDELVGWVQLWPGGPRFATQNVDKEMDWHEAAKTGKDFAWGENWRTPNAYEITEVVKDSDGKTLFGGLLYDFGNLKAAEGSPSVKIEKSIINNIKDDIVIFTGVYAGYTKTQLTLYNKDNGGYSVFDFWTSSEGNDDKGSIFRIMTQDGVIVFFGIDPMQHKDRKYWVRPVLAK, from the coding sequence ATGAGAGTAAAATTGTATTCAGTTATTATGTTGGCTGTTGTTACTTTCACAGCATGCAGCAATGACGAAATGAGTGAAACTCAAACACAGAAGGGCTTGACCCTCAGTGCTTCTGTCGAGAATTTAAGCACGCGTGCCTCCATGACAGATGAAAGCGGTACATGGAAGTTTGCATTTGAGACCAATGATCAGGTTTCTGTAAGCAACAGTAAGATAACAGAAGACTATACGTTCCAAAAGACTGGCGAGCAGTTTACCTGTGCAAATGCCATGGCTACTAACGAGGCTGCCGACTGGTATGCTTATTTTCCAAGCAACAATGTGGACCTGACCGGACAAACTGGCACATTAAATGGCGTAGCCAACTATTTGGCTGCTGCTGGAAAGACGACGCAAGCTACAACCGGCAAAGATGGACTTGCGATAACATTGAGTGCCAAGGTAGCCGTGCTGCGCATTGTGGAAGCGGATAAGGTAGGTGCATTAGATATTTGCGTGAAAAATACTGCTGATGGCAAATGGGTGACTGGTCTTTCTGCCCAGAAGAATGAGACTAAGTTCAATGTTAAGACAAGCGACACCCAGACTACCCTGTTTTCCCAACAGAATGTAAAGGCTGGCGATTTCAGCTATGTGGTTGTGCCTGCTGGCATGGGAATCGAGGTATGGAATGGCGGCGTGCTCATCAGCAAAACAACGACCGGTCTTGCAGCAGGCAAGTACTACACCATTACTTCTGTGCCTACCAAAGGGCAAAGCCATGCCACTATTAATGGCAAAGACGAATTGGTGGGTTGGGTACAGTTGTGGCCAGGTGGTCCAAGATTTGCCACCCAGAACGTGGATAAAGAAATGGACTGGCATGAGGCTGCAAAGACAGGCAAGGATTTCGCATGGGGAGAGAACTGGCGTACTCCTAATGCATATGAAATTACTGAAGTGGTAAAAGATTCAGATGGAAAAACTTTATTTGGAGGACTTTTGTATGACTTTGGTAATTTAAAAGCCGCAGAGGGTTCGCCTTCTGTTAAGATAGAGAAAAGCATCATCAATAATATAAAGGATGATATCGTTATATTCACCGGTGTGTATGCTGGATATACTAAGACCCAGCTGACTCTTTATAATAAAGATAATGGGGGTTATAGTGTTTTTGATTTCTGGACTTCTTCTGAAGGAAATGACGACAAGGGCTCCATTTTTCGTATCATGACTCAAGATGGCGTGATTGTTTTTTTTGGTATCGACCCAATGCAACATAAAGACAGAAAATATTGGGTTCGTCCTGTACTTGCCAAGTAA
- a CDS encoding DUF3990 domain-containing protein — protein sequence MLELYHGSNLFIDKIDFTKCKPYKDFGQGFYLTDIFPQAMDMAIKRARIIGSGSPVVTKFLFDEKLLTDGSLKVLAFDSPSIEWAKFIIANRKRDNDKFVHGYDVVVGPVADDGVAFQLERYLNGGMNLEQLVKELTYKKLNRQYFFGTEKAISYLQLIDE from the coding sequence ATGTTAGAATTATATCATGGGTCCAATTTGTTCATAGACAAGATTGACTTTACTAAGTGTAAGCCTTATAAGGATTTTGGTCAAGGCTTTTATCTGACCGATATTTTTCCACAGGCAATGGATATGGCCATCAAGCGAGCTCGTATAATTGGTTCTGGTTCTCCTGTCGTGACAAAGTTCTTGTTTGATGAGAAACTTTTGACTGATGGAAGTTTGAAAGTATTGGCTTTCGATAGTCCTTCAATAGAATGGGCGAAATTTATTATTGCTAATCGTAAAAGAGATAATGATAAATTTGTTCATGGCTATGATGTGGTGGTAGGCCCCGTAGCTGATGATGGTGTTGCTTTTCAACTGGAAAGATATTTGAATGGGGGGATGAATTTAGAACAACTTGTAAAAGAGTTGACCTACAAAAAGTTGAATCGCCAGTATTTTTTCGGTACGGAAAAAGCTATTAGTTATCTCCAGCTGATAGATGAATAA
- a CDS encoding DUF3791 domain-containing protein — protein MMELENKTYYIIYCVSQFAQRFGLSLKQSYAYLKRYKGLEFLYECYGAEHLLSLDDAVDDLAVICHRYGGGLVC, from the coding sequence ATGATGGAATTAGAGAATAAAACTTATTATATTATATATTGTGTGAGCCAATTTGCGCAGCGTTTTGGCTTATCCTTGAAGCAATCCTATGCTTATCTTAAAAGATATAAGGGATTGGAATTCTTGTATGAATGTTATGGGGCAGAGCATCTTCTTTCATTAGATGATGCAGTGGATGATTTGGCAGTTATTTGTCATAGGTATGGAGGAGGTTTAGTATGTTAG
- a CDS encoding NCS2 family permease has translation MLQKLFGFDPTQNKLKTEVAAGITTFLTMAYILAVNPNIFSHLAAQGMDTHAVFTATVLAAIVGTLVMAVYAKKPFGLAPGMGLNAFFVFTVCLTMGYSWQMALTAVLIEGFIFIILSATGIRSMMVDAIPASLKRAIGAGIGLFIAFIGLKNAGIVAANEATFVTIGKITEGSALLGVIGIILTSVLVIKKVPGNLLIGILATTLIGIPMGITEIHGLVDVPPSVSPIFCQFDFSNVFSIDMVIIVFTFLFIDMFDTMGTLVGVCTKAGMMKPDGRIHGLNKAFMADAVATVAGACFGTSTTTTYVESASGVAQGGRTGLTAFITAMCFLVALFFAPLFLSVPSAATTPVLVIVGLYMMSPIKDIDLNDYAESIPAFITIIMMPLTYSISDGILCGMISYVAINACCGNIKKLSITMWVLAILFVLKYIFI, from the coding sequence ATGTTGCAAAAGTTATTCGGTTTTGACCCTACTCAAAACAAACTGAAAACGGAGGTGGCTGCGGGTATCACCACCTTCCTCACCATGGCCTATATCCTGGCCGTTAATCCTAACATCTTCAGTCATCTCGCCGCTCAGGGCATGGATACACACGCTGTGTTCACTGCCACCGTACTGGCTGCCATCGTGGGTACACTCGTGATGGCTGTCTATGCCAAGAAACCTTTCGGACTGGCTCCTGGTATGGGTCTGAACGCCTTCTTCGTATTCACGGTCTGCCTCACTATGGGCTATTCCTGGCAGATGGCGCTCACGGCTGTTCTCATCGAAGGTTTCATCTTCATCATCCTCTCCGCTACCGGTATCCGCTCGATGATGGTGGATGCTATTCCGGCTTCCCTGAAACGTGCCATCGGTGCTGGTATCGGCCTCTTCATCGCCTTCATCGGTCTGAAGAATGCAGGTATCGTGGCTGCCAATGAGGCAACTTTCGTCACCATCGGTAAGATCACCGAAGGCTCTGCCCTGCTCGGCGTTATCGGCATCATCCTGACCAGCGTGCTCGTCATCAAGAAAGTGCCTGGCAACCTGCTCATCGGTATTCTCGCTACTACGCTCATCGGCATTCCTATGGGCATCACGGAAATACACGGACTGGTAGATGTGCCACCTTCGGTTTCGCCTATCTTCTGCCAGTTTGATTTCTCCAACGTCTTCTCCATCGATATGGTGATCATCGTCTTCACCTTCCTCTTCATCGACATGTTTGATACGATGGGAACGCTCGTGGGCGTCTGCACCAAAGCGGGCATGATGAAACCGGACGGAAGAATTCATGGACTCAACAAGGCGTTCATGGCGGATGCCGTGGCTACCGTGGCTGGTGCCTGCTTCGGAACAAGTACTACTACCACCTATGTGGAGAGTGCTTCGGGTGTTGCCCAGGGCGGTCGTACGGGTCTTACTGCCTTCATTACTGCCATGTGCTTCTTAGTGGCCCTGTTCTTCGCACCACTGTTCCTGTCAGTTCCTTCTGCAGCAACTACTCCAGTGCTCGTCATCGTGGGTCTGTATATGATGTCGCCTATCAAGGACATCGACCTGAACGATTATGCTGAGTCTATCCCTGCTTTCATCACCATCATCATGATGCCGCTCACCTACAGTATTTCTGATGGTATTCTCTGCGGTATGATCAGCTATGTGGCCATCAATGCCTGCTGCGGAAACATCAAGAAGCTGAGCATCACTATGTGGGTATTGGCAATCCTCTTCGTGCTGAAATATATCTTCATCTAA